GTAGAAGAATGTAGCTTGGTTGCTGATATTGTCGAAGCCATGTTAGAATTACAAGTCGATAGATAGGTCTTTGAATCAAGTGTGTttacttcaaaaattatttctagCAAGCCATTTTGGgatttacatatttttttttgcaatgGAGGTTTTtacatttctatttttttttccaattgtGAATGGTTAAAATTTCTTACGCTgtcatttatataactttaagtTCTTCCTTATATACTAGTTTAATAAATGACTTTCCATCTGAGAAATACATTCCCGATGTAAATAATGTTCGAGGAATATAGAATATGTAATGTCAAAGAGAATAAACAATCTAGCTTGTCCAAATAATTACAACATAATTTTGTGAGAGATGTTTCAAATAGATTGTAAGCTAATTATATGCTCTACTAACGTAAGAGGAGTTGGGATTACAACTTGAGAAAGACAAAATTAACGTTCATCAACAAATCTTCTTCCAATAACAAACGTGTAGAATACAATAACAATTACGATTCAATCCTAAACAATTGAAATAACAAGTGCGATGACAAGACACATTCAGAAAGAATATCAACCATACACTAGCTAATTTCTGCTAATGCGAAAATTCCAAATTTGTAAGTTGAGTTACAAATTGGCCATAGGAGAAGTACTCCGAAATATAAAACATACACCTTAAAAAACAAATTGTACctaatgaatgatgatgttcATGACCTCATCGATCCTTCAACGATGATGTCCTACACCTAGTGGATGATGTCCATGTAGCTGACCCAAATTAGGTCTATTAACCAAATGAGCCAAAGTTGTCATGGCATGAGATTGCCCTGAAATTAGCCCTGCAGTTGAAGGATTTTGTGCCAAGATAATTGAGTAACCGTCATCAAAATTGTCCATGCCTTGTGCCACTAGCTGCCATACTAAACTCCCTCCCATTGTCCCTCCTGCTTTGGCAAAATTGAATACATTTCTGTAAACTAAACTCATGAATGTGTCTCTTGCATTTTGATTGAATCCTGGATCTTTGCTTGACTTTCCAAATTCAGCAAGTACCAATGGCTtctttaatatggttcttgaaTCTTCCCAATGACTTGTCATCCACCATTGCATGAATGCTGCTTGTGCATCATCACTTTTTCCAGTCAACAACCTATTAATCAAAAATATTACGTGTTTATGTATACTGACAATTTATACCATAAGGTAAAAGAGATGCTTAGTAAATTTACCATTGGTCAGTGTATGCATgtattgtggcaaaatcaaTCTCTTTAACAAGATGGCTACTGATGAAATCTGTTCCAACTTGAAAACCAGGATTAACATTCTTCTTTTCAGGCATTGAATCGCCATAAAATCCTTCCATTCCTATCTCCAACAAGTGCTTTTTGTCTAGTGATTTCACAAAACTTGCCATCTCTTGAACCCATCCCTGTAAAAATCACAtcacataatataattattaaaaaaacacATTACAATTAAGTAGATAACATATGATAGATTTGTGTCTGTTTTTACTCACATGAACTGTTTTCCCAGAATAATCAGCATTGCAGCGAGGCTCATTCATAAGTTCCCATGCCATTATTGTTGAATCATCTCTATATGCTATTCCATTCATGGTATTGACTCTTGTCACTATTTTCTTAACATGGTTCTTGTAATAATCTTTGAGAACTGGATGAGTATAAAAATCATCTTCACTGTTAATATTCAGAATTCCTGCATTTTTCGCCCATTGAGCATATTGACTTCTCCCTCCAAAATCTTTATAGTTGTTCACAAAGCTCAATATTAAACGTATCCCATACTTTCGTGCTTCTGAGATCACAAAATCCAACCCCTGTATCACAAAGAATCGATTCATGTTAATTAAAGTCCATATATATGCTACATAGTAAAGAAAACAAGAAACATATAATAAGCTTCTAATTCTTGAGAcataattaagtatataaaaAGTTTGCTATGAGCTTGTCAGACAGTTTGACATGATATCAGAATACTTATAACCTGTTGAAAAGAGAATCAGGCCTAAACATGAGAGACATGTTGAGAAATAATTAAGGAAACAAAAAGCTTGTTCTGTCAAATAGTTATAACTTTGAAAATGATCTGATCACACACTTCAACAGTACTAATAAACAACCTGAAAAGCACGTTCATCGTAGACACCAGGAGAAATCTGCAATGCTGCATCGCCTCCATCGCTAAAAGCCCAAGTCCTGCATACAGAGAGGCTAGCAGCAGAGGCTTCCTtgaaaacttcagagactttgTACCTCTCAGTTGGCTCAGCAGCAACATGCATCAGCCAATAAGAGTTGAAACCATTGAACAGAAAAGGTGCTCCATTTAGTACAAAATGTGCACCTCTTGTTCTAACAAAATCTACATTATTAGTATTTTCTATATTCCTAGCTTCTGTGATTATAGCTAGGAGGAGGAGGAAGCAGAGCAAGGCAAAGAATGAGCAAATTGCTCTACTAAAAGAAGCCATTAATTAATTTGTTAGAACAATGTATATAGTTTCTAAAATGGAAAGGAGGATGTGGGTAGCCAGGGGGATGTTTGTTGAGTTATTTATAGTTACTTAGAGCTtactaaaaatagaaaaaggaaTGGAATTGAAGTAATTAGGAGGATTTTCAGGATTGATATCCAATAGTTGGTTTTACTAAATTTGGCAAAaacaaattcatttatttttggtTTCAAGGTTTAGTGGAAAGCTGACAGAAGGTGAAAGTTCAGTTGGAGGAAAAGGGAAAAGAGAAATATGGGGAAGtgataagaaaaattaaagaatttaaaaaagaaaacagaGATGTTATGAAATGTGAATGATGTCTTACAAATGTGCTAGCTTCTCCATGTGCCTGGTTCTAATAACTTTGACAAGTTCATTGGAACTTGTGTGTCCAATGGAAGGTTGAAGAGATTATAATTAAAGAACTACATTTATCCTGCATGATTTCAAGCTAAGAAATGCTAAAATGATCAGCTAAGAGTTTTAGGattcaaaatatagagattgaAATGATTATAAACAAGAAGAATTAAGTCAAGGGGTCGGATTCAATATCTCCTATATACTTTTGTAGGTTCAGACAATATCCAATTATTTTGATCTGGATAAACAATACCATACGTTGATCCCTGCATATTGATCATTCACAGAAACGtgtattttattcttttatatataattattttttcagagttttattttatttgtattattttacaACGTCCACATGCATGCTACAAAACTCGACATACAAGTGACtagtatatttaaaaaataaatttagccATATATGTAtactataatataattttttggcGAAAAAAATTCGAATGAACTCCTATAACCCCTGCTAGCTTCGATCAAATGTAGTGTTTCGCCACCTATTTCattccaaaatttcaataaatattagATATGaatcaattattttaaaaatacaacgAGTTTAGTATTTACGAAACTTAAATTAAAGTTTGGCCCGGGCCCATCAAGTCAAATATCGTGAATCTGCCTCAAGTTGATAGGGAAAAAAGGAAGGGCATGAGGTAATTAGGAAGTTGATAGATGTGGTGAATAGTTTGAAATGGTTAGTTATAATAAAGAGAAGTGGATATCCTAACTGAATACGCCATAAAATATGCATGAGAGAAGCAACATAAAGACTATGGAAATGGCTTATGCATGCATTCCATGTGGCTACTTTGCTCTACTTGGCATCAGCTTCTACGTATTATACGTTGTAGTAATAAATAATGTTGTTCAGTTATCTCAACTTCCACTTGTAAATAACAAGTTGCGTTGCTTAACGAAGGAATATGCACAAAAATATCACTATATTTAGTGGTGGAGTCAGAATTTTTACTAAAAAGAGAATTCAACAATTATTTCTACATATCAGAGTTGGACCCACATGTATGGGTGGGGGTGTAAGTGCACCCGTTAACTTCGAAAAAAATCATGTATATacatgtgtgtgtatatatatatatatatcttaagaAACTGACAGAAACTCGGATATAATTTTTGATGCACCCATAGAGAGCATAAAATTATACTTGGGCCATTGGTATAAGCCAAAGAACCCGCCCGCGCGATTGGAGATCGATCCTGGTTAGAACCCCATTTCATTGTCGAACTCATGATCATCCAATACAACAAACCAACTTTAGCCATTGAGTTATCACACTCAATTGTTTTAAGAAAGTTAAAGTCTAGATATTACCTTAAAGACTTAAACTCATATCAGGTTAGAGCTCATATTTGATCTGTAGAtttgtatttaatattttcagTATTGTTCAAGTCATAAGTGACCAATCGAATACGACATAATCCGTTAATCATTATTGAAAGTTTCGTTAATGCCTAAATTAAGATAATATTAACGTACCCGGAGTCTTCAAATCCTGGGTTTCAATATCTCCTATAATGCTATTAGAATCAGAAGAGTTGAAACTAAAATTAAACTTGAGAAAAATGAGAAGCTCATCAAGAAACAACGTACTAATTAAATAGAAATTTTCCAGTTAACTTGTCATATAGCAATTCCTTATTTATTCAATATctgaaatttgaaaatgaagATGAAATCCAACAACACaagttttcttttctcttttaatttgGCTA
This Solanum dulcamara chromosome 8, daSolDulc1.2, whole genome shotgun sequence DNA region includes the following protein-coding sequences:
- the LOC129900105 gene encoding mannan endo-1,4-beta-mannosidase 5-like translates to MNRFFVIQGLDFVISEARKYGIRLILSFVNNYKDFGGRSQYAQWAKNAGILNINSEDDFYTHPVLKDYYKNHVKKIVTRVNTMNGIAYRDDSTIMAWELMNEPRCNADYSGKTVHGWVQEMASFVKSLDKKHLLEIGMEGFYGDSMPEKKNVNPGFQVGTDFISSHLVKEIDFATIHAYTDQW
- the LOC129900106 gene encoding mannan endo-1,4-beta-mannosidase 5-like, which encodes MASFSRAICSFFALLCFLLLLAIITEARNIENTNNVDFVRTRGAHFVLNGAPFLFNGFNSYWLMHVAAEPTERYKVSEVFKEASAASLSVCRTWAFSDGGDAALQISPGVYDERAFQA